One region of Marispirochaeta aestuarii genomic DNA includes:
- a CDS encoding NIL domain-containing protein, giving the protein MTTKRLMLYFPRCETEKPIVYHLVKDYDLIINIFRAKVTPDEEGFLVLDLTGSDEDIARGIDWVRELNIEVREHQKGLRWDESLCVSCGNCIPHCPTGALHFNGEPGREVVFDDSKCVECLSCIENCPYGACSSII; this is encoded by the coding sequence ATGACAACCAAGCGCCTGATGCTCTATTTTCCCCGGTGCGAGACGGAAAAACCCATCGTCTACCACCTGGTAAAGGACTACGACCTTATCATCAACATTTTCCGGGCGAAGGTGACCCCCGACGAAGAGGGCTTCCTTGTTCTGGACCTGACCGGTTCCGACGAGGACATCGCCCGGGGAATCGACTGGGTACGGGAGCTCAACATCGAGGTCCGGGAACACCAGAAGGGCCTCCGCTGGGATGAATCCCTCTGCGTCTCCTGCGGAAACTGCATTCCCCACTGTCCCACCGGGGCCCTCCATTTCAACGGCGAGCCGGGCCGGGAGGTGGTTTTCGATGATTCAAAATGCGTTGAATGCCTGAGCTGCATCGAGAACTGCCCCTACGGAGCCTGTTCCTCCATAATCTGA
- a CDS encoding TylF/MycF/NovP-related O-methyltransferase, translating to MALSFAERENLKTLLEAEGYGVIPNDRFRIDMEESFRQLWKRVESFTMTGMERGYGLYQAVRYLEERNIPGDFVECGVWKGGSCMLMMGALQELGAAARTIRLYDTFTGMPEPGDEDIIAWNRRPVKEKWQSHALDSWAVGLDEVRANLGLMNYPAEKILTIPGDVAETLAADRPEGIALLRLDTDWYASTLLELELLYPLLSPGGVLIIDDYGHFEGARRAVDEYFSRPEVPGILLSRLDYTGRMGIKH from the coding sequence ATGGCCCTCTCCTTTGCAGAGCGGGAAAATCTCAAAACCCTTCTTGAAGCCGAAGGATACGGAGTGATTCCCAACGACCGGTTCAGGATCGATATGGAGGAATCCTTCAGGCAGCTCTGGAAACGGGTGGAGTCCTTTACCATGACCGGCATGGAACGGGGATACGGCCTCTACCAGGCGGTACGGTATCTTGAGGAGCGGAATATCCCCGGGGATTTCGTGGAGTGCGGCGTCTGGAAGGGGGGCAGCTGCATGCTCATGATGGGGGCCCTGCAGGAGCTCGGAGCTGCAGCAAGGACCATCAGGCTCTACGATACCTTTACCGGAATGCCGGAACCGGGGGATGAGGACATCATCGCCTGGAACCGGCGGCCGGTAAAAGAGAAATGGCAGAGCCACGCCCTCGATTCCTGGGCCGTGGGGCTGGACGAGGTCCGGGCGAATCTTGGCCTGATGAATTACCCGGCGGAAAAGATACTCACCATTCCCGGGGACGTGGCGGAGACCCTGGCTGCCGACCGGCCCGAAGGGATCGCCCTGCTGCGCCTTGATACCGACTGGTACGCCTCCACCCTGCTGGAACTGGAGCTTCTGTACCCCCTGCTTTCCCCCGGGGGGGTGCTGATTATCGACGACTACGGCCACTTTGAAGGGGCCCGCAGGGCGGTGGACGAGTACTTTTCCCGTCCTGAGGTTCCGGGGATTCTGCTCTCCCGGCTGGATTATACCGGCCGTATGGGGATAAAGCATTAA
- a CDS encoding homocysteine biosynthesis protein, with protein sequence MKKPEAQRQNQLKSIDDINRKIESRKAVVMTAEEVIAYVERKGLQEAAREIDVVTTATFGPMCSSGVFMNLGHSKPKIRITQAWIDDVEVYSGIAAVDLYLGATQLQVNDPANLYYPGEFRFGGGHVIEKLVRGEKVQLYARSYGTDEYPLRELRSEFSLAEINQAIMTNPRNCYQNYNAAVNSSDKLIHTYLGALKPAYGSLGYSSAGQLSPLLNDPWYRSIGIGSKVWLAGAPGIVYAPGTQHSPDAPRGDTGVPVDGAGTLGLTGDLKQMDPEFVRGVSIRGYGVSLALGVAIPIPITGPEVLKGCTVRDEDIMAPVIDYAVDYPKNTGKVLTHVSYADLRRGEVRLFGRSVETGSLSSYAKALKAANLLADQIRAGDFTVNTPAAPLPATGSSSPMPAALQGVR encoded by the coding sequence ATGAAAAAACCAGAAGCTCAGAGACAGAATCAGCTGAAAAGCATCGACGATATCAACAGAAAGATCGAATCCCGCAAGGCCGTGGTAATGACCGCCGAAGAGGTTATCGCTTACGTGGAAAGGAAGGGCCTCCAGGAGGCGGCCCGGGAGATCGACGTGGTTACCACTGCCACCTTCGGTCCCATGTGCTCCTCCGGGGTATTCATGAACCTGGGGCACTCGAAACCCAAGATCCGCATAACCCAGGCCTGGATAGACGATGTGGAGGTCTATTCCGGAATCGCGGCGGTGGATCTGTACCTGGGCGCGACCCAGCTCCAGGTCAACGATCCCGCCAACCTCTACTATCCCGGGGAGTTTCGCTTCGGCGGCGGACATGTCATAGAAAAGCTCGTCCGGGGAGAAAAGGTACAGCTCTACGCCCGCTCCTACGGTACCGACGAGTACCCTTTACGGGAGCTTCGCAGTGAGTTCAGCCTGGCGGAAATAAACCAGGCGATCATGACGAATCCCAGGAACTGTTACCAGAACTACAACGCGGCGGTCAACTCCTCGGACAAGCTGATACACACCTACCTGGGAGCCCTGAAACCGGCCTACGGCTCCCTGGGTTACTCCTCCGCAGGACAGCTGAGCCCCCTTTTAAACGACCCCTGGTACCGTTCCATCGGTATCGGAAGCAAGGTATGGCTCGCGGGAGCGCCGGGAATCGTCTATGCCCCGGGGACCCAGCACAGTCCGGATGCCCCCAGGGGGGACACCGGCGTCCCCGTCGACGGGGCCGGGACCCTGGGACTTACCGGGGATCTCAAGCAGATGGACCCGGAGTTCGTGCGGGGGGTCTCAATCCGGGGCTACGGCGTCAGCCTGGCTCTGGGGGTGGCCATTCCCATACCCATCACCGGTCCGGAGGTGCTCAAAGGCTGTACCGTACGGGACGAGGATATCATGGCCCCGGTAATCGACTATGCCGTGGATTACCCGAAGAATACCGGCAAGGTTCTGACCCATGTCAGCTACGCCGATCTGCGCCGGGGAGAGGTCCGGCTCTTCGGACGAAGTGTTGAGACCGGAAGCCTCTCCTCCTATGCAAAGGCCCTGAAGGCGGCGAACCTTCTGGCCGACCAGATCAGAGCCGGAGATTTTACCGTCAACACCCCGGCTGCCCCGCTTCCGGCCACGGGCAGCTCATCCCCAATGCCCGCAGCCCTGCAGGGAGTACGCTGA
- a CDS encoding UPF0280 family protein: protein MATERFDIVKAAVKGIRRELAAYIDAFPDFLRAMAPLEELPGEPPEAVRRMHKASLLVGVGPMAAVAGTVAQMAAEAARTEGCRDTIINNGGDIFLHVREEAYIGLYGGESALSGRVAFKISPEETPLALCSSSSKMGHSLSLGNCSLATVSAGDASLADAAATLAGNLSRDPASAREAAERIAGLPGVRGVLILIDDSVAMAGELPELVPCDDSRIRARVLRHPLSHSSRDGC, encoded by the coding sequence GTGGCAACTGAACGTTTCGATATCGTTAAAGCCGCGGTTAAAGGAATCCGCCGGGAGTTGGCCGCCTATATCGATGCGTTTCCGGATTTTCTGCGGGCCATGGCCCCCCTGGAAGAGCTGCCCGGGGAGCCCCCGGAGGCGGTACGGCGCATGCACAAAGCCTCCCTCCTGGTCGGCGTCGGCCCCATGGCCGCGGTAGCCGGTACGGTGGCCCAGATGGCCGCCGAAGCCGCCAGAACTGAAGGCTGCCGGGATACGATAATCAACAACGGCGGGGATATCTTTCTGCATGTACGGGAGGAGGCCTATATCGGCCTGTACGGAGGGGAAAGCGCCCTCTCCGGGAGGGTGGCCTTCAAGATTTCTCCGGAAGAGACTCCCCTTGCCCTCTGCTCATCATCCTCAAAAATGGGACACTCCCTCTCCCTGGGAAACTGCAGCCTGGCCACCGTATCAGCCGGGGACGCATCCCTGGCGGATGCCGCAGCTACCCTGGCGGGAAACCTGAGCAGAGACCCGGCGAGTGCACGGGAAGCCGCGGAACGTATCGCAGGGCTTCCGGGGGTACGGGGAGTACTTATACTGATCGATGACTCCGTCGCCATGGCCGGAGAGCTGCCGGAACTCGTGCCCTGCGACGACAGCCGGATACGGGCACGGGTTCTGCGGCACCCCTTAAGCCACAGCAGCCGCGACGGCTGCTGA